The region gaggtggcttgatgactcttctcgACTTTTCTTGTGCCAGCAGGTAGTCATTATTAGTCTCCTCATCTTTGACAACAACTTATGTTTCTTCTTCGACTTCATCTGGGTTATGTGATTTAGCATCAACATGCTCCACCTCAACAGGAATCTCTACTTGTTCTAGCTCATCTTTAGAGATCTTGGTACTTCGACCAATGCCATATGGCTTCTTGAACGTTATTTCtgcttcattgaaaactacatctcgacTTTTGATACACCTCTTGTGACCTGACTTTAGGCACTACAACCTATAAGCTTCGGCTCCTTCAGGATATCCAAGAAACGTACATCTCAGAGCTCTAGGTTCAAGTTTGTCTTGCCTAATATGAGCATAAGCTAAACATCCAAATACTCTAAGTCTGTCGAAATTAGGTGGATTTTTCGACCAGAATTCTTTAGGTGTTCTTATCCCCAGGGTAGTCGAAGGGCATCTATTTATCAGGTAAGCCGTAGTCATAGCAACTTCTTCCTAAAACACCTTCTTTAATCCCACGCTAATCAACATGCACCTCACTCTTTCCAGAATGGTTCGATTAAATCTTTCAGCGAAACCATTTTGTTAGGGAGTTCCTATCGTAGTTTTGTGTCTTGCAATACTAGACGCGTCAAATAGCTGTTGAAAgcctcattgcaaaattcaagacCATTGTCGGTCCTCAACCTCTTAACCTTTCTGCTAGTTTGGTTTTCGACCAGGGTCTTCTaacttttgaaattttcaaaagtaTCATCTTTAGCTTTCTGaatgaatacccataactttctgGAATAATCATCAAATATGGATAGGAAATACTTTGCACCTGAGTGTGAAGGATTCCTTGTAGGCCCCCAAATATCAACGTGaatgtaatcaagggatccatgtgttctttgtttacCTTTTTTAAACTTCATTCTATAGGATTTACCAAATACACAAGGTTCACAAAACTCCAGTTTTTCTATCTTGTTGTCACACACCAGATTTTGTTTCGACAATTCGACCATGCCTTTTTTATGACATGGCCAAGTCTCTTGTGCCATAGCTTAGTCTTCGACACAGGTTTTGTGGATGCCCCATATGCTGAACCGCTTACAACCTTAGCCTTAAGGGTATACAAGCATTGTTTCTTCATGCCTCCAAAGACTTCTTTCGACTCCTCCATTACCCTTAGGATACTTTGATCTCCTTTAAAAACATATCCTATCTTGTCGAATTCATCAAGAGAAATCAAAATCCTCTTAAGATCAGGTACATACTTGACATCAATCAATAAtcttattgactcatcatggagtTTGAATCACACGGATCCAATATGTGAGTGCAACTTCCATCAGATGTATTTTGCATGATGTCAAAATTATGATACTTTAGCGTTAATTTACATTGGATGGTATCCTCTGATTGTCcatgtgcatcttagcattaggatTCATAAAAGTATTTGTAAACAATTTAGAAAGGGTTGCATGCATTATAAATGATTTAGAAAGGGTTTCATACATCAAAAACAAGTTTTTATGGGAAAACAACCTATGTGTTGACTGCATAAGTCGACACATGTACTGCATTTTTAAAGCTTGTTTTATATGCTGACTGCATAGGCTGGCACATGACATTTATAGGTCGGTCTATACGATTTTTAGGTTGGCACATGTGCTGAATTTTaaagtcatgtgtcgacctatacgatgaattttttcaaaaattcatatttttctAAAGTTTTGTGCATTTCTTTTTGCCTCGATTCACCtatgcatataaatacttcatacatgcatcattctatagtaaggtttctagagtgagtaaaacctacatgaatccaggatttcaaagcatctcatcatcttcaactcaatctatgcatacacacaatcaaactacagataaccattttttgattgggtgccatctagattaggattgataatGTCCAATTAGGTTTTTTGTACCAAGaatattgggttgagatctttgagggattcaaataagaaaacctaggtggggttttccttcaagatctttagggtttgaaggttttggataTGCAATTCGGATCCGATCAAGTGAAAGCCTTGCGACTAGGTGTGTCGTGCAAGGGAGTAGCATGAAACAGTGGATCGTGTTGACAAATATTGGGTTCAAGAAGTGTGTGCTTGGGATTAATTCGGTCGAGTGAAAGCCTTAAGACAATGAGGTCGTGTAAGGGAGTATCAACAACAAGTGAATTGAAGCGGCATTCTTGGTgtcttgatcaatctttgatcaaggtttttgaaggtgctagagtcaagaacaaacttagggtttgtgggatttgatctctcatctcttgtatacatacatttgaaaagtaagatttattataataatatctcaattcgaattcgagTTGAGGAAagacgtacccatagcgaggtcAATTGGGAAacttcctaaacaaatccttgtgtactctctatctctctctctctctctctctctctctctctctctcttttatttttcaatttgCAAATTTTCGATTAATTTGATCAACGGATCAACATAGTTTGGATCATGATTTTGATTACATTTTGAatcttattttttatttattgatcactaaccatttggttgtgattggatttcttagAACAACAAACATCATATAAAATTCCAAACTTTGTTTTTCGCACATCAAGTGTTTGACAAATTGTTTGACTTGTTTTTTTTTGTATGGATATCATTAAAGATATCCTTTTACTAAtgtagagtattcaattagttgtgctcaattgttgttgattgacttgtggattattatcataacATTGACACCTTTATGTATATCCGGACTATTCAATAGTAGGTTCAGTTAGACGATTTTTGACCCgaaaaatatttgaaacttgcttccgcgccataaatttttctaagtcAAAGTTTTGGATAAATTTTTAACTTGGGATTTATTCAcccccctcccccccccccccccccccccccccccccccccttctagattTAGGCCTACCGTATAAAAAGTGGTATCACAAGCTCCAGTTGTTTCCGGTCTTAATATTAGATTATTAGATAATGGCTACAAAATCTAAATGGCCGTATAATAGAGCATCTATTTTCACCAAcgaaaattatggctattggaaagcttgtatgtgTATCCATGTCAACTCCATTGACAAGGGTGTATGGGATGCAATCATCAATGCTCCaaatgaaattactatgaccaatggtgaaggtgTCACCATACAAAAACCGGAAAGTCAATGGAACGATAATGATAGGAAGTTGTGGTCTCATGATTGGAAAgcaaaaaatattctcatatacgtagtaggtgttgatgagtattatcaTGTTTCTCATTGTGAAACCTCCAAAGCTATGTGGGACACATTATAAGTTTCCTATGATCCAACTAATGAGGTCAAACAAACTAGAGTCAACACATTCaaccaagagtttgaactctttcgtaTGAAGCATAGTGAAACCATTGTCGAAATGAAAAAGAGATTCACACACCTTATTAATAGATTGAATGCTCTAGGTAATCTTATCTCTAATGTTATTGCTACTAACAAGGTtttaagatgtcttaatagggaatgggAACCCAAGGTCATCGCTATtaaagaggcaaatgatcttaaaGCACTTGATATCACTACCTTGTTCGGAAAATTGGAAGAgcatgagcaagaactcactttCTTGGAGAAACATGAAAAAGAGTATGAAAAGAATATGGAGAAAGAGAAAGGTAAAGACAAGGAAGAGGTGAAAAACTCCATTGCTCTAAAGACTTATAGTTTCAAGTCCTCAGAGAATGAACCTAGTGAGTGTGAAGAAAAGGATGACAAGAACTccgatgatgatgatgatgatgatgatgatgttgggCTATTTGTCAAGAGATGCCAAAGGTATATTCAGAAAAatatgtaagaacaaaaattgttctacaacagattccatgattttgatgataacaaaggatgaaaccaaaaatggcaccctaacgaaaagtttctaagtgtgcagggttctaaagaaagaaggaagaaatctgatgatgtcatcagatacagaaccagatcagatacaaattatcagaagataagaagcatctgaagtagaaacacgttcaagaaagtctaactttgagcaaaacagcaaagtatcagaagcatctgaacaagaagtaagctctagaagttctgactctgatcaacgctatctctaaactccagaacttatcagcgctatctgaagaatccatcagaatccaaaagagatcaacatcagaagcaagactccaagattctcagatacacgaagactctgatcatggaattgctaattatgaaagagtaacgttaaagtcaagtaagggtttgcaaatggatttcctaaagagacgttaatctccaatttcaataaagaagatactatatgtggtaagtagtcatttcaaggagagaaagttatcctgcagaagctatttaagtgatggcgtaaattcattttaatatccaccagtttcaaccactacttctcttctatataaaggactgcaaatcaacattcagtacaCACACATACAAagaaaaattatactgaaacatcaacgctcaagaaaacactcttgctctctaaatcttcacgaagcttttgcttataacgtgaatcactttgttcttactattgtaatacttgcttatcttagaagcactctagattacataaatcttttatctattgtttttttatttcctcaagtgactctgtgtagtctgtatacttgagaggactaagagatctttctcttagacgttgtttgtaatctttcaagattagtggattaagtccttgttaaaggcgaaatcacctcggccgggtggactggagtagctttgtgttataagcgaaccagtataaaatcattgtgtggttttctttttgaaaaagcgcttatttttctaaacaattcaaaccccccctttcttgtttttctcaccttcaattggtatcagagctccgactctgttattgattttctaatcaaacacttaacagtgtaaagagatccagtacgagaaaaactatggcccactcaaatgaaaaagatagttacaatgttaagcctcctgtttttgatggagagaagtttgactactggaaagatagaattgaaagtttctttctgggttatgatgttgacctctgggacattgtcacagatggatacacacctccagtcttagaaaatggagctgaagttcccagaaataagatgtcagaagatcagaaacgtgtcttcaaaaatcaccacaaggccagaaccatacttctcaatgctatatcgtacaacgaatatgaaaagatcaccaacaaAGAGACAaccaaagatatacttgactctctgaagatgactcatgaaggaaactctcaggtcaaagagacaaaggctctggcgcttatccagaagtatgaagccttcaaaatggaagatgacgaagctatagaggctatgttctctagattccaaactcttattgcaggtctcaaggttctagacaaaggatataCAACTGCAGATCACGTCAAAAAaatagtcagaagtctgccaaagaaatggagacctatggttactgctctgaaactgtcaaaggatctgaacaatatcagccttgaagaacttgtcagttccctcagaagccatgagatagaactagaggaagatgagcctcagaaaaggaacaaatccgtagcattaaagtccacatatgaaagacgcaaacctgacagaaccaaagctctccaggcagaaactgaagatactgatgactctgaaccagaagattcggatgatgaagaagaattgtccctcctgaccagaagagttaaacaactctggaaaaagagaaacaacaacttcagaagatcaagacccagaggggatcgatctgaatcaaccttcaaaggtaaaactaacaaagatattacttgttatgaatgtaaagaaacaggtcactaaaggaatgaatgccccaagctaaagaaagacaatcctagaaaagaaagtttcaagaaaaataccttcaggacaaagaaaggattaatggctacctgggatgatagtgaatctgggtcatcagaatctgactctgatgaaaaggccaacgtggcacttatggctaccacatccaggagcagctcagatgaagaatctgaagaggtattttctgaactctctcgatctgatctagaatcatgcttgtcagaaactcttagctcatatcagaaactaaaacaaaagcttaaaaatataaaaggctgttttaaagcaaaatttgaagaatgtggcaaacttgagatgacaattctagcacgagaagatacaatcagatctttaacactagaaagagatggagcaaaaagaaaaagcttagaattagaagaagcgttgtctcaagcaccacaaacttcaaataaaattatttttgaatacgaagaagcctttcaagaatttctgaaaaatggaatagataggagtattatggcatccatgatttatggagtaagtcagaacaataaaaagggaattgggtatgatcctaaggaagataaaacttctaccagtaaccaacttaa is a window of Lathyrus oleraceus cultivar Zhongwan6 chromosome 6, CAAS_Psat_ZW6_1.0, whole genome shotgun sequence DNA encoding:
- the LOC127094424 gene encoding pre-mRNA-splicing factor CWC15-like, which translates into the protein MKKRFTHLINRLNALGNLISNVIATNKVLRCLNREWEPKVIAIKEANDLKALDITTLFGKLEEHEQELTFLEKHEKEYEKNMEKEKGKDKEEVKNSIALKTYSFKSSENEPSECEEKDDKNSDDDDDDDDDVGLFVKRCQRYIQKNM